The following proteins are encoded in a genomic region of [Eubacterium] hominis:
- a CDS encoding linear amide C-N hydrolase has protein sequence MYHSRFMKNHYDAGHRWGALLYKNKIDLEKNISFAYDEKRKAFVNDCIPIYQKYYPEILEEINGICDGAHISKDIFYTFLLGMYCFTMDNHCTCMAFKDDEHMLFGRNSDFLVGLEKQYDSCYYCYDGFIPFIGNTTAFTQMEDGMNAYGLAVGLTFICPTPSVRKPGLHAGMLVRYILEHCKSVKEAITFIKKVPIGSAQTITMMDATGEMVIIECNPEKVIEIYPKKQRNPFVATANCFTSDEMQKYQPKNIDDWRSHERYETAQHALSKTDTYSFELIKDILSGKYGFMCQYDRRTNADTVWSCIYDIKNKKIYRCEGNPSRKRFVEDKRLNFI, from the coding sequence ATGTATCATTCAAGATTTATGAAGAACCATTATGATGCAGGGCATCGATGGGGAGCTTTGTTGTATAAAAATAAAATAGATTTAGAAAAGAATATAAGCTTTGCCTATGATGAAAAGAGAAAGGCTTTTGTGAATGATTGTATACCAATTTATCAAAAATACTATCCAGAAATATTAGAAGAAATCAATGGAATCTGTGATGGTGCGCATATTTCAAAAGATATTTTTTATACTTTCTTGTTAGGTATGTATTGTTTCACAATGGATAATCATTGTACCTGTATGGCGTTTAAGGATGATGAACATATGTTATTTGGCAGGAACAGTGATTTTCTGGTAGGCTTAGAAAAGCAATATGATAGTTGTTATTATTGTTACGATGGATTTATTCCTTTCATTGGGAATACGACTGCATTTACCCAAATGGAAGATGGCATGAATGCTTATGGATTAGCTGTAGGTCTAACTTTTATATGCCCGACACCAAGTGTAAGAAAACCAGGACTTCATGCAGGTATGCTTGTTCGTTATATCTTAGAACATTGTAAGAGTGTAAAAGAAGCAATCACATTTATCAAAAAAGTTCCCATAGGTTCTGCACAGACGATTACTATGATGGATGCCACTGGTGAAATGGTAATTATAGAATGCAATCCTGAAAAAGTAATAGAAATATATCCTAAAAAACAAAGAAATCCATTTGTCGCAACCGCCAATTGTTTTACATCAGATGAAATGCAAAAATATCAACCAAAAAATATAGATGATTGGCGAAGTCATGAACGATATGAAACAGCACAACATGCTTTATCGAAAACAGATACTTACTCTTTTGAGCTGATCAAAGATATATTGTCCGGGAAATATGGTTTCATGTGCCAGTATGATCGAAGAACAAATGCTGATACTGTTTGGTCTTGTATTTATGATATTAAAAATAAGAAAATCTATCGTTGTGAAGGAAACCCAAGTAGAAAACGATTTGTGGAAGATAAGCGATTAAACTTTATATAG
- a CDS encoding PTS sugar transporter subunit IIC: MKAITGFLEKYLSPIGAKLGNQRHLQALANGMMMTLPLLVIGSIFMIIANPPINMDTVDLNTTNILIRFLINWKEWATTYNSQILAPYNMTFGLLGLMTAFAVAYSLAKSYKMNAAICGIMNMSIFLLVCSEVVPTTVEGVNGITTNYLDSNGLFVALILSFVTVEITRFIETKGIKIKFPDSVPSMVGNFVNSLLPLLVNIIIIYGINLMLISATGKTLPEMIMSILTPAINVGNNVWVYALIIMFSNILWFLGINGTTVVFPIVFMIGLNGTAANAEAIAAGASAVTSMNLQLFRYAMLGGAGGTLGLIILMWKSKSAKFRSLARISVVPGVCSINEPITFGVPMVFNPILGIPYILIPSICVVLGYYAQELGVIARGYVADPSFIPFFVQAWMSGSDFKNVIFMFVLIALSVAIYYPFFKVYEKMELTKEAEEVEEELEGFE; this comes from the coding sequence ATGAAAGCAATCACTGGTTTCTTGGAGAAATATTTATCTCCAATTGGCGCAAAGCTTGGTAATCAACGACACTTACAGGCTTTAGCAAACGGTATGATGATGACACTTCCATTACTTGTTATTGGATCTATCTTCATGATTATCGCAAATCCACCAATCAATATGGATACTGTGGATTTAAACACAACCAACATATTAATTCGTTTTTTGATTAACTGGAAAGAATGGGCAACGACTTACAACTCTCAGATATTAGCACCTTATAACATGACATTTGGTCTATTAGGTCTAATGACTGCATTTGCTGTTGCATATTCTCTAGCAAAAAGCTACAAGATGAATGCCGCAATCTGCGGTATCATGAACATGTCTATCTTCCTACTAGTATGTTCAGAAGTTGTGCCAACCACTGTAGAAGGTGTGAATGGTATCACAACCAATTACTTAGATAGTAACGGTTTATTTGTCGCATTGATTTTAAGTTTTGTGACAGTCGAAATTACACGTTTTATAGAAACCAAAGGAATAAAAATCAAGTTCCCTGACAGTGTACCAAGCATGGTTGGAAACTTCGTAAATTCCTTACTTCCATTACTGGTGAATATCATCATTATCTATGGTATTAATCTGATGTTGATCAGCGCTACGGGCAAAACGCTGCCAGAAATGATTATGAGTATTTTAACACCAGCCATCAATGTCGGTAACAATGTATGGGTATATGCATTGATTATCATGTTCTCAAATATCTTATGGTTCTTAGGTATTAATGGAACAACGGTTGTATTCCCTATTGTATTTATGATTGGATTAAATGGTACTGCTGCTAATGCAGAAGCAATTGCTGCAGGTGCTAGTGCTGTTACTTCTATGAATCTACAGTTATTCCGTTATGCAATGTTAGGTGGTGCTGGTGGTACCCTTGGATTAATTATCCTGATGTGGAAAAGCAAGAGTGCTAAATTTAGATCACTTGCACGTATCTCTGTTGTGCCAGGTGTTTGTTCCATCAATGAGCCAATTACATTCGGTGTACCTATGGTATTTAATCCAATCTTAGGTATTCCATATATTTTGATTCCTAGTATTTGTGTTGTTTTGGGCTATTACGCACAAGAATTAGGTGTCATCGCAAGAGGTTATGTCGCAGATCCAAGCTTTATTCCATTCTTTGTACAGGCTTGGATGTCTGGTTCAGATTTTAAAAATGTAATCTTCATGTTTGTATTAATTGCATTAAGTGTGGCAATTTACTATCCATTCTTTAAAGTATATGAAAAGATGGAATTAACAAAAGAAGCAGAAGAAGTAGAAGAAGAATTGGAGGGCTTTGAATAA